The Argentina anserina chromosome 5, drPotAnse1.1, whole genome shotgun sequence genome includes the window AAACATATATCTCCAAAGTTTTTCTATAATCAGCAACAACAAGCTCTCCTCAAGATTCAAGTGAACCAAGTTAAATCTTAGGAGAATGTGATAGATCTATTTACCAAGTCATTGCCTAAAGTTATGTTTGAGAAACATGTAAAGAATATAGGAATGCAAAAGCTTTCTAAACTCCCTTGATTAAAGTAAGAATCAGGGAGAGTGGTAGACTTTAGGGGGAGTCTAGACCCACGCATATCATTAGTGTGTTGTAcactttttcccttcgactAAGATTCATTTTGTCCCATTGGGTTTTATTATCTGGCAAGGTTTTTGATGAGGCAACAGTTCACGCACTACTATGTCTTTAACTTGCCACAAGGGGGAGcgttaaagaaaaaatattattacctTATTAGTGTGCCTTCATCAAAGTAACTAACATAGTCAATTAGGCAATCAGCTTTGATATTTAGTTAATTACGGATCTAAATTATGTAACGGATCAATTATCGTTTATTGTCATTAAATTGATTGATACATTTCCATGTAATATTTCCCCTATATATAGGATGTTCGTAATAATACGAGTAGACCAATTCCGTTTCACTTTTACACATCCCTACGTTTAAGTTGAGTTTttgtccctttttttttcttttcatttcaactTATGTGCTTCACTTAGTTCGCTTTGTCTTCTAATTGAATTGGTATTGCTGTCCTTTGTTAATTTGAGAAATATAGAGCCTAAAAGAGAGATATCAGTATGGTGAAGGGACTAAAACACTGCAGCAGCTTACCAAAAACCATATTGGACCATGACGTTATCCTTTTGGAAATCCTTGTTTGTGTTCCAGCTTGAATTCTGCTCTGCTTTATTCTGACCCCAAATTTTGTCTCCTCCATACCCTCCGTAACCCAAACCCTTCCATCTCCGCAGTCTTTGCCAACCTATCCATAGGCATTGGTTTCATCCCTCTCAATCTTGATCATGATCAGACAACAAGTACAGGGTCTAGTTCACCTAGCTGCAACCCTCTAATTTCATTCCAAATCTATGTCATGAGTAATAAGTATGGATTTtcagtataaaaaaaaaaggactcTACTAGCAGGGGCGGATCCAGTTCTGGCTTGACTGGGCTGGAGCCTAGGTGaaaagaaaacccagaaaaaaaaactcaaccttttattaaaaaaaattaaaacatcaGCACGGGTCTCTCTATATCTCTCACACTTTCGCGTCTTCTTCTTTCAATCTCTGAAGACTTTCTCGTCTGCTTTTGCTGATTAGCTCTTCAGCCTCTTCTTCTAATCATCTTCTCGAGTTATCGTTCAAGCCTGCATGTCACAACTCACCACTCGCCATTGCCCGTCGCCATTCTCCACTTCTCCGCGCGCGCCGCTGAAGCTCTGGACCAGTCCATATGTTTAGCTTTTTTCCTCTAatctctttcaaaattgaattaaaatttAGCTTATGAAATGATTGATTTAATTTGGaatgatttgagattttggaTATATGGGTTTGTTGGTTAAAGTATTGATATAGAatgattggaaatttggaatcGAAATTGGGGGTTAGTATGTACTCTCTGTTACAGAATGGCTGGTGATTATGATAAGAGATTgagtattttatttgcctATTTGGAAATTAGAATCAAAGTAGTGGAGTTTATTAATTAACATCAGGCCGGTGAGATAGATACATAATGAAAGATAAAACAGAGATGTGTAGAGATTAATTTGAAACAGCTTCATTCTGATGACAAATATCGACATATCTAATATAaggagaaattttttttttgcgctTCGCATAAAAGTTAATCCTAtcctagatccgccactgtCTATTAGGAAAACATTAGGGCTAACACCGTTATCTTTTTTCGAATTAATACTGTTGTCATTTGATCGTCAAACATTCCTAGTTCTTTGTAGTTTATAGTGATTAGACTATAGTCCCCAGTACTGGTCTGACCAATATTCATACTTATTCATGTTTGTATGTAATAGAGCCTAGGAAGCATGGAAGCTTCACCGGAGGACCGATTCCCGTTTCGGCATCGAAAGCGGAAGCGCCCGAAAGTGTTTGAAATCGCGGAGGAAGCACGATTATGAAAAAGTAGATTTTGGGAGCGCGGTGGGAGCAAACGTTTCCTGGTTGGAAGCGTGTGGATGGTTGAACTTGGAAGCGTCAGTCAAAAACGATTGATTTCTGGTTGGTTCTTGATCTGGGCTCTTAATCTTTTAAACGAATTCCGGTGGAGAGTTGTTGAGGtcagagaggaagaagagcaAGACTtgagttgtctctgattaagATTAAGGTGGTTCTCGTCTTGTTGATCAAGCGGTGACTGAAATCATCTTTGGTCGAGCTTTCGTTCCTGGGAATATCCCAGATTCTCTAAACACTAAATGAGGAAGAAGACATGGTTGAATATGAACTCAAGACAACAAGGATATATGATAGATCTGTTGATGAAAGGATATACGGTGATTAGAAATTTATAGGAAGAATAAGGAAAGAGATGACCTCTCTGTGAGAGGTAGGGTGAGAGAGAGTGAGGACGAGGTGGGTGGGAATTGGGATCTgctaaaaacaaacattgaaaAGGTTTCGCTACTTCTACCGTTAGATGAGCTCGATTGAGATCCAATGGTTCGGACAATCTTTTGCAGGTAAGCGGGACTGTACAATATagtttttgtttatatatatataattttatttctattcttcccgtttctaaaaattttcaaaaaaaacgcttccgcgttttCATACGTTTCGTTTTCCCGCACCTGATTCCGCGCAGCTTAGGATAGAGCCTCTGACTTGCATAACTGATTTTTAAAGAAGGGAAAGACTTTAAATCACCAACTTTGTCATAAAAAAGTGTGTTACTTGATACTCCACATAAAACCCCAATAATTCTTTGAAAAGCTAGCTTTGTGCTTCAGCATTTCTTCTTTCGATCCATGACTGCACATCTATTGATGTTCCCGATTGTTTGCAGTTGAAAATGGCGGCAAAGTACATCATATATGATCTATCCTGGCAAGCTTTGGAGTTGCATATGGTGGGAAGAAATTGGGCTTGTTACTCTTGTTTCTGGCTTGGTTGAAGGTGTATCAAACTGCGGTATGTTGGCATTTTTTGTTTGGTGGTTATTTGGAATTGGTCCTTCATTCAAAATGCAAGGTCCTGATAATACAAAACTCTATTGGTTAGCAATGAGTATGCTTCTGAGTGCTGCTTTTCATCTCTTTGTTCTTGCCAGTGTCAATAAATTTAATCATTTCCAGTATTTTTAAATACCAATATGGGTTACATCTCTTAGACTTTAAGCTTTAGAAAACACAACCGTATAACCCTACACCTAAGGACTCCACAAAAAACATATTCTACTAACTTTCTTTGTGTTACTAAACACCAAAAAAACTTGTGAGTATTAGAAAGCTGTCCATCACCAGAGAATTGTTGGCGTGAGCCTCCTCTTGTCCCGCGGCGAGCCTTTCGCCATTGTCGGACATGCCTTGTTGTTCCCGTGTGGGCCACGGTTATCAGGCTCTTGAATTTCTTCCAAGATTTGGGAGATGCCAGTGGTGAATGATTTTAGGAGAATGACTGTTTCTGGTGGTGGTTGGGGGTGGCGACGTAGACAACTTTGCAAGGTGAGCATCAGATCGGTGCGATCTTATCCGATCAGAGCTAGTGGCGGGACATGGCTAGTTTTGGCTTGGATCTTCGTTGGAGCGGCAACCTGGAGGATGGTGGGTTTGGGGGGTTGGGTTTCCAGATCCGATCAGTGGGTCTCCATATCTGATATGGCGGTGGGGTAAGGGTGTCATGTTTTGGCGCAGGCTTGGCAGCGTGTCGTGGCTCTGGCAAGGTGGTTCTACGGCGATTATGTTCTGGTCGCCGGTGGagatctctcttctctccttaATCTGGGTTTGGGCCGTATTGGGTTGGGCTTGGATTAAGGAATTAAACCCATCTATGACAactatatttttattgttttgttattttttgctAGTAGGGTTTACGTTATTGTTTTCAATAAACAAAAGTGGGCTTGGTCCCGAGGTCTACACTCTTTGTGTTTGGTTTATCCTAGGTAGGCGGCGAGTTCCTTGCTTGGTCAAATGGTCGCAGCCTCCTAGTGGTAGGATGAAGTTTGGGGTTGCTGGTATGTTCTAGTGGCCGTATAGTGGGAAAGCTGATagatatattaatttatgGCTCTTCATAAGTATTATCTTTTTGATATGTCGCCGAATTTGTAAAGCAAACGGAGCCGCCAATGTTGCGCTCCTTATTAACTGGTCTTGTTAGAATGCATAAGTTATGTGGAGATACCTGATATTATTTCAGGGTGTTCTTGCAGTATGGGGTTTAGGCTCAATGTCTCCCCTTGTATTCTACGGTTTCATTAATTGATACGTTATGAGGGCGTCCGcccatttaaaaaaaaggacTCCACAAAATATGATAATAACACTGATAATAACTAACATTGATACTAGTAAGGAATGTCAATGTGATGGGACAAAAGTTTGCTAAATTTGCTTTACGTTCTTGTTCTTGTACTCGCTGGGCGCTTGGTTCTCCACCATTGGAGGTTGTGGGTTTAGAGAAAATGCACTGCAACTAGCAAATGGCAAGGGCAAAAGGAGACGTTTTCCCTCCTATGTGATCAATTTGCGCCTCTACCTttctgtcacgaccccaaaatttcgagcatgaaactcaatttcgaagtcatgaaaaacactaaacaatctcaatgaattgaaatcatttaaatgttACAGCGgctcatctctgagttcaaaatacaactcagtcaaaccgattattacaaaccacaattataattcgacattatgataaatggaaatgtataatcctcacaaaatcctcacaaggaaatccacacaaaatcctcacaaagaTATCCACgcaaaatcctcaccacaggatgtaaataaataactcCAAGTcatctgagcggtccgtcgattcccactaatccacacctgcggagttatcccctacaccatcgaattggtgcaccgggattgtaaacacaaatccaGTAAGCTTTGcatctcgtatgagtaaaataaaaatataactcgcatatcaatatatacgaaaatcacgaaacatcaattataaatgcactcatgagtcaatggacggcccatctggttgtctaaaaatatgaaaatgaaagtgctcatgagaaattgggcaacccctctgtttacccaaatgcatttataatacgggtactaatgaatgctggtacacctctgttacccctcacgtagtacaccgccgacattgggcaacctcctgctacccaacatctaaaaatatgagtactcatgagccgataacccatctattacctcacatgcagtactccggcagacagactagagctctaactatatcgtaactttcgcccggccaaaggctaggttccgacatgccaaacacgtccgaagacataaaacacgtctgaagacaaaactcgtccgaagacatcaatcacgtccgaagacaaaactcatcCGAAGatatcaatcacgtccgaagacaaaaactcgtccaaagacatcaatcacatccgaagacaaaacgcgtctgaagacatcaatcacgtccgaagacaaaactcgtccgaagacatcaatcacgtccaaagacaaaaactcgtccgaagacatcaatcacgttcgaagacaaaatcacgtccaaagataaaatcacgtccgaagacaaaaacgttttaacaactctcaatgttaaaaccacgtacaataatcatctcattatattgtacaaatcgcatcgacatgctcaatatataaatctcatcatcaacgtgaacatattcacaatgaaatcatgacaatatataatatagcaaactatatatatgtacctatttaccatttatacaaatatatatattctactatactatatatatgtcatatttcattctttaaaattctgcataaatcttaaatctccgcaagggtagattcgtaaatgtgagattttactcaccttataaacTCGAGcttaattccacaattccgtcAGTAGTTCATTTCCTTGAATCATCGATCACCATGAAAGGATAAGAAAAGTATTTAGATTCATTACGTAatccttaaatgccgaaacagtaataatatattACTGTTAACCAATTTCTGGTGTTACGAAATTAATGTTcgcgtatttactattcacatattttctattcatgtattactatacaaatacacatccattacgtattcctgtacgagtacatactatttacatatttctatacgtataatactattcaaatgtaaatactgtctcagtaaattataattaccgatttactcttccgaatttacttttacatttactgaataaaatttacatttatatttaccgaatataaataaaatttacttttactgtacgtaaattactttttacattaaccgtacataaaaataaattttataaaattactgtttcaaaaacactattcacgcaCCACCTCATTTcttccccctcttcctccccacggcctcacgccgcctcctACCTTCTCCAcgcacccacacgcgccgcctaaggagGCGGTAACCCCTTCTCCTTTCCTCCTCTTCCGATCTCCTCTAAACCTCCACCAATCCATCCAAAACAACCCAAATTCATACAACAACCATCACAACATCCAATTAGATAGAAACCTCACCTATTCCCGGCCTTGGAAGCGCCGTAGCTCGTCAGAGAGCTTGAACCAGTCAAGTTGGGTTCGGTGAGGTGCGGCGAAGCTTCACGGCGGCAAGATGGCTCGCGTCTTGCTCAAAGGAGGCTGGAGTCGATATAAATCTCCATAGAAATAGGGGAGTGATGGTCTATCGAGACATGATAGCCAATCAAGGGGTTACTGCTAGTGTCTTGTTTTGCGAAGTCAATCGGCCAATGCTTTATGCTATAAAGCAACTTGTTCATGGCTAATTAGTTGTTCATTGTGTCAAAAGTGTGAATTTAGGAGTTGTATTTAACGTGCTCTTGTCATTTCAGGAGTTTTATGACTGCTCTACATCGTGTGGGTGGTGAAACACTTTGGTTAACATCTCTCCGACTATCAATTTCGTGTGCTTGCAAGTAAGTATACCGTTGTTAATGTTGAATATACTGTGATATTTCATACTAAATGGGAAATCGGGTGTATATTGATGCTTATTGCCTCTTCAATTTTCTGAACAGACCCTATTTTCTAAGATAGCAACGTTAACAACGGTATCTCAAGGTCAGGGGAAAGTCTGGTATTATCTGTTATGTCTCTTAAGACAGCTTATTTACAGTAAAAATTAATCAATATGACCGACGCTTGTTACTTTATTTCACTGGATATAAGACTTGAAGTATGAACTTTATTTCATTGGTTACTTTTCACAGTAACTAATACCTAGCAGATATTTTCATTCTTCAttctcagaaaaaaaaaacacagataTGTTCATTCTTGATCTGCATTTCTGTCCTCTGGTAAAAAGTAATCATGAATACCAAACTCTGATAAGAAAATTTAGATTTTGTACCTGTCAGATGTCCAGTCACCACTAACTGTGCTAGTCTTGATCATGGGGTATGATCTCTATTACATTGGAAGGGAGACATCCTGTGTCCTTTTGAAATGAGTACTTATTTGATGGTTCTGGCTTGTGAGTAGGAATTAGGTTTGGTATGTTGTCAATGTGTGAACTCTGCAGTGAAATGCCAATATTCTGCAGTCGTTGGATCTGCCAACTTCGACAAACAAGGACACGGTCGGCATCTTGCTTGCAAAATCCATCTAAGACATAAGATTTGCATATTTTGAAAGGTGAGGTTAACATATTGAGGTTAGAAAAGTGTTGGGGGAGCATATAGGGAATATATTGCCCTTTCGAAGTTTGAGATAAGAAGGGTTACTATATCTGACAAGGTTCTTGCAAATTCATTCATCCCGGAAAATGGTACTGGTGACCTTGGAGTGGAAGTATCGGTTGAGAAGTTGGTTCTTGTCTAAAGCCTGATGACGACCAACAAACTAGGAAAGTGACTGGTGAGTGGTGACTGCATTCTTAGATGCTTAGGTCCATGATCAAAGTTCATCATCTCACTCGAGTCAAAGCCACCAACCTTGCCAATGCAGTGGAAGTGTGGAACTAATCAACTTATGATCAGTGGTGAAAGTCCAGCCGGAAGCTATCTATTACTCTTACTCCAGACCACGGCCAAAAACTGTGTCTCAATAGAAGTATGCAAACTATGGGTTCATGAGAAAGACGAAGTTACTTCAATTTTTATGAGCCCCTCTAGTGAGTTTGGCCTACTCTCCGCAGGCAGCAAACTGTATCAATACATCACTGATGATAGTAGATAAATTGCAGCGAAGCTTGATGCTAAGTACAGACAATGCATGTTCGTGAAATAACTACTACATATCCATTTGAGTGGTCTTGAAGAAAAATAGTAGGGGCACCTCGATCAGATCATAACCTTATGCCTAGAGGTTGTATGTGTCTTCTAATTAACTTCTAAGCTCAAGTTATGTTATCATGCTTCTACAAAGGATACTACAGTCCACACCTTTTCTGTTTATAATGCAAAAGTTAAAGGTTTGCATAGAGATTCAATTGTGACTTTGCACCAAATAAACACCAATATGATTAATATGAGATAAAATCTTTTGACCAGAAATCCCTTCGATGATTGGCGGATTGAAGCATTGGGAATCACTTGATTTGTCTGCAAATCAACTTTGTGGTGAAGTTCCTCCAATGAATATTGAGTTTGACGTTTCTGAGTTACTTGAACATGTTGCATAACAGTCTGAGCTAGGACAGATTCCACCAAGCACTCAGCTTCATTCCCATCTTTTGGTTGTCCTGATCTTTGATTTCTTTCAATTCAAAATTTCGTAAAGTCTTGATCGTTGGAGCTTGTTTATTATTGTAGGGGATTTGTTTCTCTACCATGCTGCTTTTGGAGAAAGACTAAAGTATGATTTTTCTGTAATAAAAATCATGATTTGTGCAGCATCATAGATTTTATTTACTTGCTTTGCTTATCATAGAATTCATTCAACTTTTACGTAGTTCtgtaatataatataattgtGATAGTCAAAGTTAAGTTGTATGTCAAGTTCCATAATCTTTGGTTGTAATTATATCTCCtgttgatttgcttttggttGTAAATGAATCCGCTGTTTCAACTGTCATGCTTCAAGGAAAAGTATGGTTTTTGGTTGTTTGTATACTTGTTTTGTTAAACTCTCAGGAAGTTCATCATATTTTTCAAATAATGATGCTTAATTATGGTTAATTATTTTTCAGAGATGTGTCCTTTTTGCAATTTGGTACTTAGAAAATATGATAGCTTCAGTTTATAAAATCCATGACCTATGTTAATGCCAGAGAATGGGCTAACTGTATGTGCAGTGATCGCAGATGGTATGAATGTTGTGGCTGTTGAAGGTGGAAGCAGATTTATCAAGCGGTATGCAAAGGTGTTCGACATAAACTGCGTTGAGGCTGtgaaagaggaggaagaagatgaagagaaaaATGATGCATAGCCTCCTCACAAGTGTGTTGGTGTGGCAAGTAAGTGTTAGTTCATGAATGCATGGCTGAAGCTGCTAGTCAAAGTTCTTTGATGATGACTACTGACTAGTAGTAATTGGACGGAGGCTGTACTCATGGAAGTATTTTGGATTGTTTATCGTTACTACTTTTACTCTTTTagtagttttgcaagtgtactGGGATCATTAatgatatttgtataaatatcATAAATGACATGTTCACTGAAACATTTTATCCATGGTGTAAACGTCACACTAAATTTGCTTAAAGTGAGTCATCTTTGTACTGCTGGATTGCTCGTATAGATGAATTGGGGAATCATATAATGCTTGTTACTCTGGCATTTTTTTTGCCTCTGTAGCAGGTCTTTGGTGAAATATACGCTCAATCATCTAAATTCCACAGGGAAACACATCAGCATCAAAGGCTTCGTTTATTTGTCGTCGAAGGTTGAAACTGGTTTCCTTAGTGTGATGGAATGGTTGGTGCCGAAGGCCTGATATCCAAAATGCAAGTTATGGTACTCATCAATGACGAGATAAATATACCAGTTCAGATGTGCCCTACTCAACTGGGCAAGAGATGGAGAAGATGGACATAgaagctgctgctgctgctcaaTCAAGCCATCACCTATGTACCCATTACATTACAGGATTTAAAGCCTTGACATGCCTGAAAGTTCCCCACCATAACTTATAGCTCTGAATCTATGGATCCAAAGCCTCAAAAGcttgatgacttgattccaTCGTCAAAGAGTTCCATCAGAACCTCTTTGGTGTGGAACAGCTTGTGTCAGGAAGTCTTGCCATTGATACCCAACTCATGCGCTAAAATTGGCCAATGTCTTGAAGAAACAGAAAAATGTGCACCACTGACATCCTACTAGATGTAGTGAGTTTTTATTACAAGAGTATAGTAGAGTTTCAAAGCAACTGAAAGAGACCATTCGTCGCTCATTCAATTCTCAGGGATTAAAGAGTATTCTATTCAGTATATCAGCAAGAAAAGTAGCCAAGAAAACCAGTAGGAGGTATCTGAAAAAAAGCGAGTTTGATAACTAATAAGatcattgaagaaaatggagaGCAACTTGGTCTCTTTCAAGGCTACTTCAATTAAATGTGAAACTAGGAGTAGGCTTGGCAATTGGGCGGGATCGTGCGTGTTTTTGGCGGGCCGTGCTCTTAACGGGCCGGCACGCTAAGAACCCGTTTATATTAACGGGTTAAGCGGGTTTAGCACGACGGGTTTCCGTATTACCCGTTAGAACCCGTCAACCCgcgattttttttcaaaaattgaatatgatttgatttatttaatttttttcttctttctataATTTTACCCAACTCTTTgagaataaaaaatatttttagtcatgattttttttattttggagTCCTCAATTTTGTAAAAGTTCATCCCTAATGGTCTCATAGAAACAATCAAAATAACATTATAATTATGCTACTTATTTGAATTCAAGTACCTGTTTTTACGTGCAACATCAAACTAATTGAAAATATGTAAGATACATTGCAATTAATCTTGTTCGAATTCAAGTGCATATTTATAAGTGCAATAACAAACTAATTGAGAATTGCAATTAACCTTGTTCGAATTCAAGTGCCTATTTATAAGTGCAACAACAAATAAATTGAGAACATGGAAAATAAACTACAAACTAATATGTCTTATCCCCGTATTTCACATCAATGCCATGTTTTCTCTCAAGTGAagctctcttcttcctctattCGATCATGCATTCTCAAACCCAATATGTCTTCGGAAAAATCGTCCACCTCAACCATCTTCTTTTCTgaaatattataaatagaaattataaatataacatAAAGGTCAAACTAGTGAAATCaaactaaattattttctatttaccTTTCTTCTTCCCGAAAATCCAATCCCGAGTACATAACAAAGCTTGTACTGTCTCAGGCAACAAAGAACTCCGATACTCATCTAGAACTCGACCACCAATGCTAAAAGCCGACTCAGATGCAACAGTGGAGACAGGAATAGTCAACACATCACGAGCCATCTGAGATAGGATTGGGTATCGGTGTCGCTCCATCTTCCACCAAGCAAGTACATCCAAGTCTACCAAGTTATCGAGTCTTACTTCATCCAAATACTTGTTCAGTTCAGTCTTTAAACTCGAATTATGACCGCTCTTGTAACGGGCATCAAATTTTTGCAATAGAGTAATTTGACGTTTAATACTCTAAGAAAATCATACTAACCAAGAATAgtctcaaaataattaaattaactAGTTACCTGAAGT containing:
- the LOC126795631 gene encoding zinc finger BED domain-containing protein DAYSLEEPER-like, translated to MDPRFKMEFVEWAYEKLYGRESSQLKVFADTLSSLFGAYKETSTHQSSSYHIHESSSQIQGKPCILQSIKRQITLLQKFDARYKSGHNSSLKTELNKYLDEVRLDNLVDLDVLAWWKMERHRYPILSQMARDVLTIPVSTVASESAFSIGGRVLDEYRSSLLPETVQALLCTRDWIFGKKKEKKMVEVDDFSEDILGLRMHDRIEEEESFT